The proteins below are encoded in one region of Fibrella aestuarina BUZ 2:
- a CDS encoding DUF1207 domain-containing protein: protein MRVALLTGALCLLSLAVRSQSATDTTAYPRKEWFPKNHLFAPILLDPLEAQVYGSALPYFNTTGERRINATDFDKRDRELNQGTIVPFAFGFHKPFYRVTTAPGQAHEFGLDVASYTQFQVFNDTSRLAKKPGQLVYKIINTDYRLSFWYNLRRGRNSYRIRLYHISSHLGDDYVIRYQLNYYTPNAVNYELLDFTASRDFPIGLRVYGNVGVCTRNTRERDRFNAQVGAYYRQPGSMRQRLVAGIDAKFWQQTDFKPGIHAGVGYELGRSSQNLTAMLDMYYGYRPYGQYEYQTVSWVGLGLYFNPF from the coding sequence ATGAGAGTTGCTTTACTGACCGGGGCGCTGTGCCTCCTGAGCCTCGCGGTTCGTTCTCAATCGGCTACCGATACAACGGCTTACCCTCGCAAAGAGTGGTTTCCCAAAAATCACCTGTTTGCGCCCATCCTGCTCGATCCGCTCGAAGCGCAGGTCTACGGTAGTGCCCTCCCCTACTTCAATACCACCGGCGAACGGCGCATCAACGCCACCGATTTCGACAAGCGCGACCGGGAGCTGAACCAGGGTACCATCGTTCCGTTTGCCTTTGGGTTTCATAAACCCTTCTACCGTGTCACCACCGCTCCCGGACAGGCTCATGAGTTTGGACTCGATGTGGCTTCGTACACCCAGTTTCAGGTGTTCAACGATACGTCGCGGCTCGCCAAAAAGCCGGGTCAACTGGTTTACAAGATCATCAACACCGACTATCGGCTAAGTTTCTGGTACAACCTGCGCCGGGGTCGCAACAGCTACCGCATCCGGCTTTATCACATCTCCTCGCACCTTGGCGATGATTATGTGATCCGCTATCAACTCAATTATTACACGCCTAACGCTGTTAATTACGAATTGCTCGACTTCACAGCCAGTCGTGATTTTCCCATTGGGCTGCGCGTGTATGGCAACGTAGGCGTGTGCACGCGCAACACACGGGAGCGCGACCGATTCAACGCGCAGGTTGGCGCATATTATCGGCAACCGGGGTCCATGCGGCAACGGCTTGTGGCTGGTATAGACGCCAAATTCTGGCAGCAGACCGATTTTAAACCGGGCATTCACGCAGGCGTCGGCTATGAACTGGGGCGCTCGTCGCAGAACCTGACGGCCATGCTCGATATGTATTACGGATACCGGCCCTATGGCCAGTATGAGTACCAAACTGTTTCCTGGGTCGGTCTTGGCCTGTATTTCAATCCATTTTAA
- a CDS encoding HPF/RaiA family ribosome-associated protein — MDVQENMDDVRLDIESVGFTLSDTMEATVLESLAKLRRFYKGDVITAEVYMKLEPNQRSNEKHVGIKYGVPGNDVFADDNGDDWYTLLHNVVAKLQKQLEKRFGNHTNANRGNIDDIDPASLA; from the coding sequence ATGGATGTACAGGAAAATATGGACGATGTCCGCCTCGATATTGAATCAGTCGGCTTCACCCTTAGTGATACGATGGAGGCGACGGTGCTTGAGTCGCTGGCCAAGCTGCGGCGCTTCTACAAGGGCGACGTGATCACGGCCGAGGTCTACATGAAGCTGGAGCCCAATCAGCGCAGCAACGAAAAACACGTAGGCATCAAATACGGCGTTCCCGGCAATGATGTCTTCGCCGACGATAACGGCGACGATTGGTATACGCTGCTCCACAACGTGGTGGCGAAGTTGCAAAAGCAATTGGAAAAGCGGTTCGGCAACCATACCAACGCCAACCGCGGCAACATCGACGACATTGACCCAGCCAGTTTGGCCTAG
- a CDS encoding ribonucleoside-diphosphate reductase subunit alpha, protein MYVIKRDGRRESVKFDKITARIEKLCYGLDPAYVQPVEVAMKVVNGLYDGVKTTELDNLAAETAASMTTKHPDYAILAARVAISNLHKETNKSFSGTIKRLYTYIDPKTGENASLISKEVYDVIRNNAAVLDSTIIYDRDYGYDYFGYKTLEKSYLLKIDGRIAERPQHMLMRVAVGIHMDDIDAAIETYNLLSEKWFTHATPTLFNAGTPKPQMSSCFLLTMKDDSIEGIYDTLKQTAKISQSAGGIGLSIHNVRATGTYIKGTNGTSNGIVPMLRVFNDTARYVDQGGGKRKGSFAVYLEPWHADIFDFLQLKKNHGKEELRARDLFYAIWTPDLFMKRVEDNDTWSLFCPHECPGLSDAYGDEFEELYTRYEREGRARRTVKAQELWFEILEAQTETGTPYMLYKDAANRKSNQKNLGTIKSSNLCTEIMEYTSPDEVAVCNLASIALPKFITKGTDGILRFDHQKLMEVTQIATRNLNKIIDLNYYPVEEARRSNMRHRPIGLGVQGLADAFIMLRMPFESDEARRLNEDIFETIYYGAMTASMELAKKDGPYETWKGSPISNGEFQFDMWGVTPKSGRWDWNALRTQVVEHGVRNSLLLAPMPTASTSQILGNNECFEPYTSNIYTRRVLSGEFVVVNKHLLRDLVKLGLWNEAMKNNLILANGSVQDIPNIPQHLKDLYKTVWEIKQKHIIDMAADRGAYICQSQSLNIHIQDANFGKLTSMHFYAWKAGLKTGMYYLRTKAATDAVKFTVVQPQAEPQLEPAMAETAPVEKPLDYVGYAKEHAAQASAQAPQVSEAELAYAAMQCSLDDPEGCEMCGS, encoded by the coding sequence ATGTATGTAATCAAACGAGATGGCCGCCGGGAATCGGTCAAATTTGATAAGATTACCGCTCGCATCGAAAAGCTGTGCTATGGCCTGGATCCGGCCTATGTGCAGCCCGTCGAAGTAGCCATGAAGGTTGTCAATGGCCTGTACGACGGCGTAAAGACGACCGAACTGGACAATCTCGCTGCTGAGACAGCCGCGTCGATGACCACCAAACACCCCGACTACGCTATTCTGGCAGCGCGGGTGGCCATTTCTAACCTGCATAAGGAAACCAACAAATCGTTTTCGGGCACGATTAAGCGGCTCTACACGTATATCGACCCCAAAACGGGCGAAAATGCGTCGCTGATTTCGAAAGAGGTGTATGACGTTATCCGTAACAACGCCGCCGTTCTCGACTCGACTATCATTTACGACCGCGATTACGGCTATGATTATTTTGGGTATAAAACGCTCGAAAAATCGTACCTGCTGAAAATTGACGGGCGCATTGCCGAGCGGCCGCAGCACATGCTGATGCGCGTGGCGGTAGGCATTCACATGGACGACATCGACGCGGCCATCGAAACCTACAACCTGCTCAGCGAAAAGTGGTTTACCCACGCCACCCCGACGTTGTTCAACGCCGGTACGCCGAAACCGCAGATGTCGAGCTGCTTCCTGCTGACGATGAAAGACGACAGCATCGAGGGCATCTACGACACGCTGAAGCAGACGGCCAAAATTTCGCAGTCGGCGGGCGGTATTGGCCTGAGCATCCACAACGTGCGGGCCACAGGTACGTATATCAAAGGCACCAACGGCACCTCAAACGGGATTGTGCCGATGCTGCGCGTGTTTAACGACACCGCCCGGTACGTTGATCAGGGCGGCGGGAAGCGTAAAGGCTCGTTTGCCGTATACCTGGAGCCCTGGCATGCCGATATCTTCGATTTCCTGCAACTGAAAAAGAACCACGGAAAGGAAGAACTCCGCGCCCGTGACCTGTTCTACGCCATCTGGACGCCCGACCTGTTCATGAAGCGCGTGGAAGACAACGACACCTGGTCGCTGTTCTGCCCGCACGAGTGCCCCGGCCTGAGCGATGCCTATGGCGACGAGTTTGAGGAGCTGTATACGCGCTACGAGCGCGAAGGCCGCGCCCGCCGCACGGTAAAAGCACAAGAGCTGTGGTTCGAGATTCTGGAAGCCCAGACCGAGACCGGCACGCCCTACATGCTTTATAAGGATGCGGCTAACCGGAAATCGAACCAGAAGAACCTCGGCACCATCAAGTCGAGCAACCTCTGCACCGAGATCATGGAGTACACCTCGCCCGACGAGGTGGCGGTGTGTAACCTGGCCAGCATTGCCCTGCCGAAATTCATCACGAAGGGGACCGACGGCATTCTGCGCTTCGATCACCAGAAACTGATGGAGGTCACGCAGATTGCCACTCGCAACCTGAACAAGATCATCGACCTGAACTATTACCCCGTTGAAGAAGCCCGTCGGAGCAACATGCGCCACCGGCCGATCGGTCTGGGTGTGCAGGGTCTGGCCGATGCCTTTATCATGCTGCGGATGCCGTTTGAAAGCGACGAAGCCCGCCGCCTCAACGAAGATATTTTCGAAACGATTTATTACGGGGCCATGACGGCCTCGATGGAATTGGCGAAGAAAGACGGCCCCTACGAAACCTGGAAAGGGTCGCCCATCTCGAATGGTGAATTCCAGTTCGATATGTGGGGGGTAACGCCAAAGTCGGGCCGCTGGGACTGGAATGCGCTACGTACCCAGGTGGTTGAGCACGGCGTTCGCAACTCACTGCTGCTGGCTCCCATGCCGACGGCCTCGACGAGCCAGATCCTGGGCAACAACGAGTGCTTCGAGCCGTACACGAGCAACATTTACACCCGCCGCGTGCTGTCGGGCGAGTTTGTGGTGGTAAACAAGCACCTGCTGCGTGATCTGGTGAAACTGGGCCTCTGGAACGAGGCGATGAAGAATAACCTGATTCTGGCCAACGGCTCGGTACAGGATATTCCGAATATTCCGCAGCACCTGAAAGACCTCTACAAAACGGTTTGGGAGATCAAGCAGAAGCACATTATCGACATGGCCGCCGACCGGGGCGCCTACATCTGCCAGTCGCAGTCGTTGAACATCCACATTCAGGATGCCAACTTCGGCAAGCTGACGTCGATGCACTTCTACGCCTGGAAAGCGGGCCTGAAAACGGGTATGTATTACCTGCGTACCAAAGCCGCTACCGACGCCGTGAAGTTCACCGTGGTGCAGCCGCAGGCCGAGCCACAACTCGAACCCGCGATGGCCGAAACCGCGCCGGTCGAAAAACCACTCGACTATGTAGGTTATGCCAAGGAGCACGCTGCGCAAGCATCGGCGCAGGCCCCGCAGGTATCGGAAGCCGAGCTCGCCTACGCGGCCATGCAATGCTCTCTGGATGACCCAGAAGGCTGCGAAATGTGCGGATCGTAA
- a CDS encoding type B 50S ribosomal protein L31 has protein sequence MKKGIHPDYREVVFHDLTSDYKFVTRSTVQTKDTMEFEGKTYPLVKIEVSSQSHPFYTGKNVLLDTTGRVDKFRKRYGK, from the coding sequence ATGAAAAAGGGCATTCATCCCGATTACCGTGAGGTTGTGTTTCACGATCTGACAAGCGACTACAAATTCGTGACCCGCTCGACGGTACAAACGAAAGACACGATGGAGTTTGAAGGCAAAACCTACCCCCTCGTGAAAATTGAAGTAAGCTCACAATCGCACCCCTTCTACACGGGTAAGAACGTGCTGCTCGATACGACCGGTCGTGTCGACAAATTCCGCAAGCGGTACGGCAAATAA
- a CDS encoding mechanosensitive ion channel family protein: protein MNLNFAKLSDQLLALLTLYGTKLLLVIIILIIGLWAIGQLVKLLSKVMNNRHVDRDVQPFLLSLFSGLLRVLLLLSVASTLGIETTSFVAIIGAAGLAVGLALQGSLSNFAGGVLILIFKPFRVGDLISAQGFTGTVDAIQIFNTILVTPDNKTIILPNGPLSTAPITNVSGRNLIRVDMTFAVSNQNDLAATRASIKKVIDACPSALPDQAHDILVNHLNDNGVVYDVRVWTRPDTYWDTYYYMQENVASQFRADGISGQRNAILIQQA from the coding sequence ATGAACTTGAATTTTGCCAAACTATCGGATCAGCTCCTGGCGCTGCTGACCCTCTACGGCACCAAACTGCTGTTGGTCATTATCATCCTGATTATCGGCTTGTGGGCCATTGGCCAACTAGTCAAGCTGTTGTCGAAGGTGATGAACAACCGGCACGTCGACCGTGATGTGCAGCCGTTTTTACTGTCGCTGTTCAGTGGCTTATTGCGTGTCTTGCTGCTGTTGAGTGTAGCCAGTACGCTGGGCATCGAAACGACTTCGTTTGTCGCGATCATTGGCGCGGCCGGACTGGCGGTCGGGTTGGCGTTGCAGGGGAGCCTGTCCAACTTCGCGGGTGGCGTATTGATTCTGATTTTCAAGCCGTTCCGGGTGGGCGATCTGATCAGCGCGCAGGGCTTTACCGGCACAGTTGATGCCATTCAGATCTTCAACACCATTTTGGTTACGCCCGATAACAAAACCATCATCCTGCCTAACGGACCTTTATCGACGGCACCAATCACCAACGTATCAGGCCGCAACCTCATCCGGGTTGATATGACGTTTGCGGTTAGCAATCAGAATGACTTGGCCGCCACCCGCGCGTCGATCAAGAAAGTAATCGACGCCTGCCCGTCGGCCCTGCCCGATCAAGCCCACGACATATTGGTTAACCACCTGAACGACAACGGCGTTGTCTATGACGTGCGCGTCTGGACCAGGCCCGACACGTATTGGGACACCTACTACTACATGCAGGAAAACGTAGCCAGTCAGTTCAGAGCGGACGGTATCTCGGGCCAGAGAAACGCTATTCTGATTCAGCAGGCCTAA
- a CDS encoding valine--tRNA ligase produces MIAKTYSPTDIEAKWYQYWLDNKLFSSTPDEREPYTIVIPPPNVTGVLHMGHMLNNTIQDVLIRHARMQGKNACWVPGTDHASIATEAKVVARLNEQGISKTDLTREQFLEHAWDWTNQYGGIILQQLRKLGASCDWDRTRFTLEPALYESVIDVFVDLYNKGQIYRGVRMVNWDPQGRTAVSDEEVIVKEVQQKLTYIQYPIEGAEGEFVTIATVRAETIMADAAIAVNPNDERYKHLHGKRAIIPLVNRSIPIITDEYVTIEFGTGCLKVTPAHDLNDYELGVKHNLPVIDILNDDGTLNEKAQILVGMDRFAARKAILTMLEESGNLVKVEEYKSNVGTSERTGAVIEPKLSLQWFLKMDKIAQPALQAVLDDVINLVPPKFKNMYRSWMENPHDWCISRQLWWGQRIPAFYMQDGTIIVAKNKREALRKVQHEKLLFAMTEADLTQDDDVLDTWFSSWLWPISVFDGIRNPDNADINYYYPTNDLVTGFDIIFFWVARMAMAGFEFRGERPFRNVYFTGMVRDKQGRKMSKQLGNSPDPLVLIDQYGADGVRTGMLFSSAAGNDLLFDEKLCEQGRNFCNKIWNAFRLVKGWTVETANAERNNSSSQLAVRWFEAKLNATLTEIDDHLSKFRISDALQSVYKLIWDDFCSQYLELIKPTHYTEKDADGNFSGIIDEATYLATINFFERLMALAHPFMPFITEEIWQDIAPRQQGESLCVAPFPQAQPADAAILADFELLFEIISSIRNIRNAKQIAPKTELPLSIRTDVPARFAPLEGLITKMANVPTISYVSEKPENATSFLIKSDEFYIDLAGEIDVEQEIANAERDLAYNIGFRDSVMKKLSNERFVANAKADVVERERQKAADADAKITALQETLRQLKSL; encoded by the coding sequence ATGATCGCCAAGACGTATTCGCCCACCGATATTGAAGCCAAATGGTATCAGTATTGGCTTGATAATAAGCTGTTTTCTTCCACACCCGACGAGCGCGAACCCTACACCATCGTGATTCCGCCGCCCAACGTGACGGGCGTGCTGCACATGGGCCACATGCTCAACAACACCATTCAGGATGTGCTGATCCGGCATGCCCGTATGCAGGGCAAAAACGCCTGTTGGGTGCCCGGTACCGACCACGCCAGCATTGCTACGGAGGCCAAAGTCGTCGCCCGGTTGAACGAGCAGGGCATCAGCAAGACCGATCTCACCCGCGAGCAATTTCTGGAACACGCCTGGGATTGGACGAATCAGTACGGCGGCATTATCCTGCAACAATTGCGCAAGCTGGGTGCCTCCTGCGACTGGGACCGCACGCGCTTTACGCTTGAACCGGCCCTGTATGAATCGGTAATCGACGTATTCGTTGACCTCTATAATAAGGGTCAGATTTACCGGGGTGTGCGTATGGTCAACTGGGACCCGCAGGGCCGCACCGCCGTATCCGACGAAGAAGTTATCGTAAAAGAAGTACAGCAAAAGCTGACCTACATTCAGTATCCAATTGAGGGCGCAGAAGGTGAGTTTGTGACTATCGCCACGGTGCGGGCCGAAACCATCATGGCCGATGCCGCCATCGCCGTAAACCCCAACGACGAGCGGTATAAGCACCTGCACGGCAAACGAGCCATCATCCCCCTCGTCAACCGCAGTATTCCGATCATTACCGACGAGTATGTAACGATTGAGTTCGGGACGGGTTGCCTGAAGGTAACGCCAGCTCACGACCTCAACGACTACGAACTGGGCGTTAAACACAACCTGCCGGTTATCGATATCCTGAACGACGACGGCACGCTGAACGAGAAAGCCCAGATTCTGGTCGGAATGGACCGGTTTGCCGCCCGGAAGGCGATCTTAACGATGCTCGAAGAGTCGGGCAATCTGGTAAAGGTCGAGGAGTACAAATCGAACGTGGGTACGTCGGAGCGCACGGGTGCCGTGATCGAGCCAAAGCTGTCGTTGCAGTGGTTCCTGAAAATGGACAAGATTGCCCAGCCCGCGTTGCAGGCTGTACTCGACGACGTGATCAACCTGGTGCCGCCCAAGTTCAAGAACATGTACCGGTCGTGGATGGAAAATCCGCACGACTGGTGCATCAGCCGCCAATTATGGTGGGGGCAGCGTATTCCGGCTTTCTATATGCAGGACGGCACCATCATCGTGGCTAAAAACAAGCGGGAAGCGCTGCGCAAGGTGCAGCACGAGAAACTGCTGTTTGCCATGACCGAAGCCGACCTCACGCAGGACGACGACGTGCTGGATACCTGGTTCTCGTCGTGGCTGTGGCCGATCTCGGTATTCGACGGTATCCGCAACCCCGACAATGCCGACATCAACTACTATTACCCGACCAACGACCTCGTTACGGGCTTCGACATCATTTTCTTCTGGGTAGCCCGGATGGCGATGGCGGGCTTTGAGTTCCGGGGCGAACGGCCGTTCCGCAATGTGTATTTCACGGGCATGGTACGCGATAAGCAGGGCCGGAAGATGTCGAAGCAGCTCGGCAACTCACCCGACCCGCTCGTGCTGATCGACCAATACGGGGCCGATGGCGTCCGTACGGGCATGTTGTTTAGCTCGGCAGCGGGCAACGATCTGCTGTTCGACGAAAAGCTGTGCGAACAGGGCCGTAACTTCTGCAACAAAATCTGGAATGCGTTCCGGCTGGTAAAGGGATGGACGGTAGAAACAGCTAATGCCGAACGCAACAATTCTTCGTCGCAACTAGCCGTGCGGTGGTTCGAGGCTAAACTGAACGCCACCCTCACCGAAATCGACGATCATCTGAGCAAGTTCCGTATCTCGGATGCGTTGCAGAGCGTTTACAAGCTGATTTGGGACGATTTCTGCTCGCAATACCTGGAGCTAATCAAGCCAACGCACTACACCGAAAAAGACGCCGACGGCAACTTCAGCGGTATCATCGACGAAGCAACGTACCTGGCGACGATCAACTTCTTCGAACGCCTGATGGCACTGGCGCATCCGTTCATGCCGTTTATCACGGAAGAAATCTGGCAGGATATCGCTCCTCGTCAGCAAGGCGAGAGTTTGTGCGTGGCGCCATTCCCGCAGGCCCAACCTGCGGATGCCGCCATACTGGCCGATTTCGAGTTGTTGTTCGAAATCATCAGCAGCATCCGTAACATCCGTAACGCCAAGCAGATTGCGCCAAAAACGGAGTTGCCGCTTTCGATACGTACCGACGTACCCGCGCGCTTTGCGCCGCTGGAAGGCCTGATTACAAAGATGGCCAACGTACCCACGATCAGCTACGTATCGGAGAAACCAGAAAACGCTACGTCGTTCCTGATCAAAAGCGACGAATTCTACATCGACCTGGCCGGCGAAATTGACGTGGAGCAGGAGATTGCCAACGCCGAACGCGATCTGGCCTATAACATCGGCTTCCGCGATTCGGTCATGAAAAAGCTGAGCAACGAGCGTTTCGTGGCCAACGCCAAAGCTGACGTGGTAGAGCGTGAGCGCCAAAAAGCCGCCGATGCCGATGCCAAAATTACTGCTTTGCAGGAGACGTTGCGGCAGTTGAAAAGCTTGTAA
- a CDS encoding YceI family protein, which translates to MKLLVTPIALLLSLSAAYAQSWGLDKAHSRVGFTVTHLLLSEVDGNFKTFDANLTASKPDLSDAVFDLTADINSVDTDNERRDGHLKTPDWFDAAKYPTLTFKSTSFKKVSGKNYKLAGDLTMHGVTKPVVLDAVLTGPVTMEGRNGKQEKVGLKATGTIKRTDFGVGSSGGATVSEEVELKLNGEFTKK; encoded by the coding sequence ATGAAATTACTTGTAACCCCTATTGCTCTTCTGCTCTCGCTCTCGGCTGCCTATGCGCAAAGCTGGGGGCTCGACAAAGCCCACTCACGCGTTGGCTTCACCGTAACCCACCTGCTGCTTTCGGAAGTCGATGGCAATTTCAAGACGTTCGACGCTAACCTGACGGCCTCGAAGCCTGACTTGTCTGATGCCGTATTCGACCTGACAGCCGACATCAACTCGGTCGATACCGACAACGAGCGGCGCGATGGTCACCTGAAAACGCCCGATTGGTTCGATGCGGCCAAATACCCCACGCTGACGTTCAAGAGCACGTCGTTCAAAAAGGTAAGCGGCAAGAATTACAAACTGGCCGGTGACCTCACGATGCACGGCGTTACGAAGCCGGTTGTGCTTGACGCCGTACTGACGGGCCCCGTTACGATGGAAGGCCGCAACGGCAAGCAGGAAAAAGTTGGCCTGAAAGCGACCGGCACCATCAAGCGGACCGATTTTGGCGTTGGCTCGTCGGGCGGCGCTACGGTAAGCGAAGAAGTTGAGCTCAAGTTGAACGGCGAGTTTACCAAAAAGTAA